A window of the Chaetodon trifascialis isolate fChaTrf1 chromosome 9, fChaTrf1.hap1, whole genome shotgun sequence genome harbors these coding sequences:
- the cab39 gene encoding calcium-binding protein 39, which yields MPFPFGKSHKSPADIVKNLKDSMTVLEKHDISDKKAEKATEEVSKSLVAMKEILYGTNEKEPQTEAVAQLAQELYNSGLLSTLIADLQLIDFEGKKDVAQIFNNILRRQIGTRTPTVEYLCTQQNILFMLLKGYESPEIALNCGIMLRECIRHEPLAKITLWSEQFYDFFRYVEMSTFDIASDAFATFKDLLTRHKLLSAEFLEQHYDRFFSEYEKLLHSENYVTKRQSLKLLGELLLDRHNFTIMTKYISKPENLKLMMNLLRDKSRNIQFEAFHVFKVFVANPNKTQPILDILLKNQTKLIEFLSKFQNDRTEDEQFNDEKTYLVKQIRDLKRPAPQEA from the exons ATGCCTTTCCCTTTTGGCAAGTCCCACAAGTCACCGGCGGACATCGTAAAGAACCTTAAGGACAGCATGACAGTGCTTGAGAAACATGATATTTCTGACAAAAAGGCTGAGAAG GCTACAGAGGAGGTGTCGAAAAGCCTGGTGGCGATGAAGGAAATCCTGTATGGAACTAATGAGAAAGAGCCCCAAACAGAAGCAGTGGCACAGCTAGCCCAGGAGCTCTACAACAGTGGTTTGCTCAGCACCCTGATAGCAGACCTGCAGCTTATTGACTTTGAG GGTAAGAAAGATGTCGCTCAGATCTTCAACAACATCCTTAGGCGTCAGATTGGCACTCGGACACCCACGGTGGAGTACCTCTGCACCCAGCAAAATATCCTCTTCATGCTGCTTAAAGG GTATGAGTCTCCAGAGATTGCTCTAAACTGTGGTATCATGTTGAGGGAGTGCATCAGACATGAACCACTGGCCAAAATCACTCTGTGGTCAGAGCAGTTTTATGACTTCTTCAGATATGTGGAGATGTCCACATTCGACATTGCCTCAGACGCGTTTGCCACTTTCAAA GACCTCCTCACAAGACACAAGCTACTGAGTGCCGAGTTTCTGGAGCAACATTATGACAGA TTCTTTAGTGAATATGAGAAGTTACTCCACTCAGAAAACTACGTGACTAAAAGGCAGTCCCTCAAG TTGCTGGGGGAGTTGCTTCTTGACCGGCACAATTTCACCATAATGACAAAATACATCAGTAAGCCAGAGAATCTCAAACTAATGATGAACTTGCTACGGGACAAGAGCCGCAACATCCAGTTTGAGGCTTTCCACGTTTTTAAG GTGTTTGTGGCCAACCCCAACAAGACGCAGCCCATCCTGGACATCCTGCTGAAGAACCAGACCAAACTCATCGAGTTTCTCAGCAAGTTCCAGAACGACAGAACAGAAGACGAACAGTTCAACGACGAAAAGACTTACCTGGTCAAACAGATCAGAGACCTCAAGAGGCCTGCCCCCCAGGAGGCCTGA
- the itm2ca gene encoding integral membrane protein 2Ca gives MVKISFQSVAGQKVEKDNDGDKTEILIPHPMDEDELVLPLRPKKSPLNGLCCLTFGLVVFMAGLVLASIYVYRYYFIPHIPEENLFHCRVLYEDSVYAPLRGRQELEENVGIYLADNYEKITVPVPHFGGSDPADIIHDFHRGLTAYHDIALDKCYVIELNTTIVMPPRNLWELLINVKKGTYLPQTYIIHEEMVVTGKVHNMRQLGPFIYRLCNGKDTYRLNRRVTHRRINKRETKDCHHIRHFENTFVVETVICDEA, from the exons ATGGTGAAGATCAGCTTCCAGTCCGTCGCGGGACAGAAAGTGGAGAAGGACAATGATGGCGACAAGACCGAAATCCTCATCCCTCATCCGATG gatGAGGACGAGCTGGTCCTGCCGCTGCGGCCCAAAAAGTCTCCCCTCAATGGCCTGTGCTGCCTGACATTTGGCCTGGTCGTCTTCATGGCCGGTCTGGTCCTGGCCTCCATCTATGTCTACCGCTACTACTTCATACCTCAT atCCCAGAGGAGAACCTGTTCCACTGCAGGGTGCTGTATGAAGACTCTGTGTATGCCCCGCTGCGTGGGcgtcaggagctggaggaaaatGTCGGCATCTACTTGGCCGACAACTACGAGAAGATCACTGTGCCCGTGCCTCACTTCGGAGGCAGTGACCCCGCTGATATAATCCATGACTTCCACAGa GGACTGACCGCATACCATGATATTGCCCTGGACAAGTGCTACGTTATTGAGCTCAACACCACCATCGTGATGCCCCCACGCAACCTCTGGGAGCTTCTAATCAACGTGAAG AAGGGAACATACTTGCCTCAGACCTACATCATCCATGAAGAGATGGTGGTGACCGGCAAAGTGCACAACATGCGTCAGCTGGGACCCTTCATCTACCGCCTGTGCAATGGAAAGGACACGTATCGCCTGAACCGCCGCGTCACTCACAGAC gcATCAACAAGCGCGAGACCAAGGACTGCCACCACATCCGTCACTTTGAGAACACATTCGTGGTGGAGACGGTTATCTGCGACGAAGCATAA